In Clostridium sp. JN-1, one genomic interval encodes:
- the flhF gene encoding flagellar biosynthesis protein FlhF: MIIKRYIASNMGEALNRIKYELGKDAIIISQRRVRRKGGLFGLFSKKGVEVTAAINSDNSTSSKRDSNINVQNSINAIRRVINNTVEGSKPSTEVSKPSRNKVIDKVDSKNDDGLIKEMHEMRGMLDEMMHISLKGTKSELQINLENIDIDENIAEDIVNSVNSIKDDRTEQEKLKDIVKSSIKVADNVLQDVVILVGPTGVGKTTTIAKLSGRLALIEKKKVGLLTIDTYRIGAVEQLKTYADIMNIPFKVVFTIKEMEAAVKSMEDCDVILIDTTGRSSKNVMQISELRAFMEKVNVNSVHLVISCTTKNRDIDIIANGYRCLNYNNVIITKLDETSTYGSILNICNKTGKPISFVTTGQNVPDDIRLMSSKELASLVLGEDTL, from the coding sequence ATGATAATAAAAAGATACATAGCAAGCAATATGGGTGAAGCACTTAATAGAATAAAATATGAACTAGGGAAAGATGCAATTATAATAAGTCAGAGGAGAGTGAGAAGAAAAGGAGGCTTATTTGGGCTATTTTCTAAAAAAGGTGTTGAAGTTACTGCAGCAATAAATAGTGATAATAGTACATCAAGCAAAAGAGACAGTAATATAAATGTTCAAAATAGTATTAATGCTATAAGACGTGTAATCAATAATACGGTTGAGGGAAGTAAGCCTTCCACTGAGGTAAGTAAGCCCTCCAGAAATAAGGTAATTGATAAAGTAGACAGTAAAAATGATGATGGGCTTATAAAAGAAATGCATGAAATGAGGGGAATGCTCGATGAAATGATGCATATATCCCTTAAAGGTACAAAAAGTGAACTTCAAATAAATTTGGAGAATATTGATATCGATGAAAATATTGCAGAAGATATAGTAAATAGTGTAAATTCAATTAAAGATGATAGAACTGAACAGGAAAAATTAAAAGATATAGTGAAAAGCAGTATAAAGGTTGCAGATAATGTATTACAAGATGTTGTTATATTAGTAGGTCCTACGGGCGTTGGAAAAACTACTACGATTGCAAAATTATCTGGAAGACTGGCACTAATTGAAAAAAAGAAAGTAGGGCTATTGACAATAGATACCTATAGAATAGGTGCAGTTGAACAACTCAAGACTTATGCTGATATTATGAATATACCTTTTAAGGTAGTTTTTACAATAAAGGAAATGGAAGCTGCTGTAAAGAGTATGGAAGATTGTGATGTTATTTTAATAGACACTACAGGTAGAAGTAGTAAAAATGTTATGCAGATATCTGAACTCAGAGCTTTTATGGAAAAAGTAAATGTAAATAGTGTACACCTTGTAATAAGCTGTACAACTAAAAATAGAGATATTGATATCATAGCAAATGGTTATAGATGTTTAAATTATAATAATGTAATAATTACAAAGCTGGATGAAACGTCAACATATGGATCGATATTAAACATATGTAATAAAACAGGCAAACCAATAAGTTTTGTAACTACAGGACAAAATGTACCAGATGACATAAGATTAATGAGTTCAAAAGAATTAGCAAGTTTAGTACTAGGAGAGGATACACTATGA
- a CDS encoding MinD/ParA family protein: MIDQAERLRELVKKKVDNNNKIKEPSSPRIITITSGKGGVGKSNFVVNLAICLQKSKKKVLIFDADMGMGNDDVLMGFLPKYNVYDIIFNDKTIDEVVTETQFGVKLLPAGMGVSRFEEVTHEQRKKFIDKLSSLEDVDYILIDTGAGINRNVLAFIACCEELVVVTTPEPTSITDAYSLLKAVNYFKLKDTAKLIVNRTVNKEEGKHTYDKFSTVVKKFLNINLVYLGSMSDDKKLVQAVRSQQPFLIKYPNANVSIDLKSIANIIMGSNEYKKGASLQGLFKKLFNIFS; encoded by the coding sequence ATGATAGATCAAGCAGAAAGATTGAGAGAGCTTGTTAAAAAGAAGGTAGATAATAATAATAAAATAAAAGAACCTTCATCGCCTAGAATTATAACTATCACATCTGGTAAAGGAGGAGTTGGCAAAAGCAATTTTGTAGTAAACTTAGCAATATGTCTTCAAAAAAGTAAGAAAAAGGTACTTATATTTGATGCTGATATGGGAATGGGGAATGATGATGTACTCATGGGATTTTTGCCCAAATATAATGTATATGATATAATATTTAATGATAAAACAATAGATGAAGTTGTTACAGAAACTCAATTTGGTGTAAAATTACTTCCAGCAGGGATGGGTGTATCCAGATTTGAAGAAGTAACACATGAACAGAGAAAAAAGTTTATAGATAAACTGTCAAGTTTAGAAGATGTTGATTATATATTAATAGATACAGGAGCTGGAATAAATAGAAACGTACTTGCTTTTATAGCCTGCTGTGAAGAGCTCGTGGTTGTTACTACGCCGGAGCCAACATCGATTACAGATGCATATAGTTTACTTAAAGCAGTAAATTACTTTAAATTAAAGGATACTGCCAAGCTTATTGTAAATAGGACAGTAAATAAAGAAGAAGGGAAACATACTTATGATAAATTCAGTACTGTAGTTAAAAAGTTTCTAAATATAAATCTTGTTTATTTAGGAAGTATGAGTGATGATAAAAAACTTGTTCAAGCTGTGAGAAGTCAGCAGCCATTTTTAATAAAGTACCCAAATGCAAATGTATCAATTGATTTAAAAAGTATAGCAAATATAATTATGGGATCTAATGAATATAAAAAAGGTGCATCTTTACAAGGGTTATTTAAAAAGTTATTTAATATTTTTTCATAA